The sequence below is a genomic window from Rattus rattus isolate New Zealand chromosome 3, Rrattus_CSIRO_v1, whole genome shotgun sequence.
TACTAGCTGTTAGATTAACAGCTCCCATGTAAAGAACTCACCACTCGATAAAAAGCAGAGAGGTTTTTACGAGACCATCTCCAGGTAACAAAGCCTAATCAAGATCAAgggaagcagagaatgaagggCAGGCCTGTATGCGTCAGTGGCAAGAGAGAGACATGACAGCACACCGTGGAAGACATCCCTGCTTAGAGCTGTCCTAGGTAGAGACTGCTCAGAAAGCTAATGCAGGTAGTGGTTGGTACCTAAGCCGGTGGTTAAGACTCTTCAGTTTCCAACACTGTGGTGCCCACTGTAAGTGCAGCTccacagcaccctcttctggcttccacaggcaacTGCAtccacacaccacattcacaagcattgcacacacaacttttttttaactaaaaaaaggaagaaaagctacTGCAGGAGCATAAAGAGATAACTGAAGGTAAGAAATCTCAGGTCTCTGCAATGGATCAACCAGGAACTAGGTGTTTTATAGATATCCCCTTGTTAAAGCAACTCCATGAGCTTGCAAATGCAGGAAGGGGCTCAGACATTCAGAAAATGTTTAGACATTCACAAAATGTTCCAGCATCCCGTGACACTAAAGGCAGAGTCAATTCACACACTTAGGAGATAAAGAGCAGGCAATGACAGTTCCTACCAGTGGCCATGAGATTCGGTTGACTCTGCCCACCTTTCTGAGACCCAAGTCAAAAGAGgcaacttttcctttttctcattctttctgaaTGCTGGCCAGAGCCCAATTACACTTTTTCTGACTCCGTGGGCTTCCAcaccccttccctgccctgtgaCCGCTGGTCTGACGTTGTCCGACCTCAATGCCAGCTTTAGCACCACAATCCCTCCATTCTCCTCCCAGGAGCTGCTGAGACTCATGGCTCACCTGCCCTGAGAGTTTTTAAACAACAATTGTAattgagctaaaaaaaaaacaaacaaaaaaccaagcgtTTATAGCTATCTGGACATACTATGGAACacccaggaggagggagagaaaagacagatgcTTATCCACACGTCAGGAAACGACTCACAACCTACTCCTCACAGCACTTAGCCCTGTGCCAACTGTCTTCAGGGCGAATAGCAAGTTTCCATTCACCtgaatttcttctttcattaagtATGAGAGGcccacctcctcttctccctctcctactTCTGAGCCAgcttcatcctcatcctcatcctcatcttcatATCCTTCAGGTGGACCAGCTTCATCTTCTTCCTcgtcttcctcatcctcatctcCATCTTGAAAAAACATTGTAAAACGTGAGCGAGTATCTGGGCAAATCCATCTTCCTGGTACGTGGCCCTCCTCACTCTTGCCCAAATCATTCCAACACCTTAATCCAATTGTGGCAAGTGCCACCAAGTGCCCCTaccctgcttaaaaaaaaatcccggCCAGGCAATAGCAGTGcgcactttaatcccagcactggggagacaggcaggtggttctaagtttgaggccagcctgatctacagagttccaggacagcagagagaccctgtctcgataaaacaaaacaaaaagccccaaacCCCATCCATTTACAGCACTGCTACATGTCACCCAAGAAGTGCCCTTCCTAGGCCTGGGGATCCAGGTCAGCACATAGCTAGCACGTGTGAGGATGGCCCCATCCCGGCACTGCAAAGGACCTTTCcaaaatagattttcaaacaTTATACACACTGAAGTTAGTTTTTCTTTGTGGTCATTTCAAAACCTGCTTGTTGACAggcatggtgcacacctttgatcccagcacgcagtgggcagaggcaggtggttctctgagtctggggccagcctggtctacatagtgagttccagaacagccagcgTTCTGTAGagacaccctatctcaaaacgaatgagaaacagaaatagaagccttaccctcgtcctcctcctcctcctctgagtcggGCGCTTCATTGTCCTCCTGATCAAATCCGTCCAAGTATGTGATTTGTTGCAGCAGTTCGAAAATACTTTCTCTGTAATCTTCCAGGTTTGTGATCTCACAGTTAAACAAGTCAAGacttttcaaatttttaagaTTTTGCTGAAAAAGTAAAGTTCAAGGCTACAATCAAGATCTTAAACACTGTGTTCTCCAGTTTTAATGAAGGATCTGAGAACATACACTTGGAGCCAAAGAACAACTTTTCGCACTTTTAGGGTTCTAAGGCCATCCCCCAAATACAGGCAACAGCTCTTTATCAGAACCTGTGGGGAAACTGGCTTGTCACCACTGTGTCCCCAGCATCTGTCTTACACTTTCTTGCAGACACTCCAGGCCACTTTTGCTGACAGAATCTAGGCAGAAATAGGCAACCGAACCCCAAGTGTAACCCAGCCAGGGCAAGAGAGTTCGCGtgggaggccagcatgggctaccaAGACTTAGTCTcccatcttttccttctttttaaagacaaggtaaggtctcattacatagcccaagttggcctttaATTCTCAACTGCTTTAGCCTCCAAGTGCTAAGATCACAGGCAGGCACCACCGCACTAAGCCCAATCCTTTTAAAAGCCCAAGGACTAGGATTAGCCATGCTTGACAACgtaaattcaatccctgggacccagaaAACcaacacatacacgcacactgtaataacaaaatgtaaatccaagcattttcagttttatttatcttttccttcctatcagaaaataaggaaacataCTACCTCaaaatgtagggacaaaaataggtgtttaaaaaaaatactgaaaacttAAAACCAGAATAAagttctgaagaaaataaaagctaatcATTAAATACATGCCACTGATTCAAAAGTTCACctggattttcatttatttattttacattttaattatattgagCAGGGAGATGCATGCATATGCCAtgagcatacatgtgtgtgacagagaaCAACTTCCAGTAGTGAATTCTCTCCACATACGATGTGGGTTTCAGGAATCAATTCAGGCTGTCAAGCCTGCTGGGTAAGTGCCTTTCGAAACGGGCTGGTCTAAGGCTCtcgtttgaaacagggtctccctctaaataaccctggctatcctgaaactcactgtgtagatcaacttaacctcaaactcacagatatccacctgcttctgcctcccaggggctggaaataaaggtgtttaccaccagGCCTGGTGCAAGGTCTATAACTTTAAGAAAGGGTCTCAACTCTACGGCCCAGGCCCCAACTTGGGTcatccttcctctgcctcagtgctgagtacaaggccagctgGACATGTTAGTTAAAGAAACGTAGCTATCTGGATCGAAAGAGATATTCCAGATAATCCCAGACTTAAACAGACACTAGTAAGAATATGTATGgacaaaccagacaaaatcaAGCCCAGTGACAAAGTCCCCCACTTACCAGAGCTTCTACTGTACTGAggtctttaattttgtttccacTCAGATTGAGGTAGGTAAGATTTGGACATTTCTCTGCCAGGACTTCCAAGCCTCCAGAAATTATATTGTCACTAAGTTCCAACTACACATTCAACACGGAGAGAAAACAGCACAGATGAAGCCTCGGGACCTTTCAAAAGCACATCAACTGAAGCAGCACTCCTCACCCCTCCAGCTTCACCAACCCCATCTCTCTGCAGACAGATCTGAACCCACGTGGCGGCTCCTCTGTGGCCTGGCTCCAGCTGTAGTCATTTGGATTTTCTGATGGCAGTGGCAGATCCGATTTTACGCCATAAAACAATTCTAATGTAAATTTCCAGGCATTATTGAAACTGATTCCAATATCCTACAgtcccctttttttgtttttctctttttccccattaatttgtttttcccttttctttgaaacaagatctctttgtagtcctggccatcctggaacttgatcttgtttgagactagcctcaaactcaagagatccgcctgcctctgcctcccaaacggTGGATCAAAGGTATACATCACCACCCAGCAAATAATCAtttacttgttttaattttatgtgcactgggatattttgcctgtatgtctttgtgagggtgctggatcccctgaaactggagtcacagagctGTGACTAAGAATTGTGTGCTGGGAAATAAACCccggtcctccagaagagcagtcactgagccatcgctccagcctccGTCCTCCCTTTTCTTATCTCTGCAAGTTAAAGATTTCTAACTGGTAGGTGAAATGCTTATCTCACTTAACCAAGAACCCACTAAGCTTGGCCAGGAAAACCACGGTGTCCTCACACCAATCCCAACTCACCTTCCGAAGTTTGTTTAAGCTGGGAAGCCGGGCCAAAGAACTTAATTCCACGTTGGCCATACTGAGAAACTCCAGTTCTTTAAAGGTGTCATTCAGGCCTTCGATCTCCCCATTGACACACAAGCAATTATCAAGGACTAACTCTGTCACCTGTTAGGAGAAACATAATTAATAGTAGTTTGCATAACAGGCCCTTCGTGTCAGAGCATTCTAAACACATGATTATCAAAACTaccaatcccagcactgcaggggCAGAGTCAGGAGGGTCTCTCTTAAGTCAGGACAACCACGTCTGTGTGTAAGTTACAGCATAACCAAAACTACAAAacagaggccctgtctcagaacaaacggcagtaaaacaaaaataccagTCCCCTACTCTGGGCGCAGTGTATGAGGCTGGAGTCTCAGCTACTTGGGAATGATGGGGGAGGGGTCTCACACACACCATGGAGTCTGTGGCGGACTGGGCATGGTGTAAAGAGACTGTAATCCCAGACACTTGGGAGTGAAGGGTCACTTAAGCCTTGCAGTCTAAAACATCCTGAACGAACAGCAAAATCAACCTCAAAACAACAGAAGTCCTTACACAGACCCTTCTCATGCCTGCTCACTCCCACTCCGGTGAGAACCTAATCTGTAACTCActgagttagagagagagagagagagagagagagagagacttgaaggcATTCTGGAGATTAGCAGGGAAAGAGGATCAGCAGAGTGGACGGAgtaagggaggggaaagaggaacgACCGTGATCACAACATACTATAGACATGTATGAGAAGCATGAAACATACTACATGTAATTACCATTTACTAATGAATCTTTATGGGtggtgggctgaagagatggctcagcagttaagagcaccggttgCTCTTCGAGGACTTGGgtttaactcccagcacccacatggcagctcatacctTATAACCCCAGTCCCACAGGGCTTCtgtgccctcacacagacatacgtgcaggcaaacatgaataacaaaaatttaaaatatttaacatatatacatataaacgtacataaaaacaaaattaaaagtatatttaaaaaaaaaaaaaaaacaaaacgatgTGCTTCAGTTGTCCTGTAAGCAGTCCTATTTAGCTGAACTTTGACTAACAAGTCCAGGGCCTGCTTCAAATCACTGAGGCAGAAAACCCAACTGTGAAAAAGGTCCTACTAAAGCATGTTCGACTGTGAGCAGGAGGCACTATCCTGACCTACACTTACCTGGGAAGGAGACGCAAAGCTACAAGGGGTAGCTCATCACTTTTTCAGTTTAATCCTCTGTATTTTTGGTTGATAAATGCCAGTACCATTCCAACCTTGTTACCCCTCAGAGAGTAACATCAGAAAGCTCCTAAGACAGCCCACCAGTCCCACTcttggagggagggggaaggaactggttatctgcatgtatgtccgtgtaccctgtgcatgcagtacccatgaaagccagaagatgggtggggtgggtgttcaatccctgggactggagttacagatagtagtgacctgccaagtgggtgctggaacGACTgggaaggacagccagtgttcttaacccctgagccatctctccagctcagaagTGGATTTTCTTATTATCTCTGGGCTGTaagtttatctatttttttttatgtgtatccatttttttcctcataatGTGCCCGGTGccttcagaggacagaagaggaatcTGACCCCTGGCagctgtgtgccactgtgccagtGCtggctcttaactactgagccacagATCTGAGATATAGTAACAAAACTCACCTGGTGCACCTGATCGATGTAATCACAAGGCAAAGCCTGGCTCTCTATCCCCCGAGTGAAAATGTCTATTTAAAGGTAAAACTCATCAACAACAACCCTCACCTTCTCTACTTGAGTGTAACTCTGGCGTCGTTATTTGAATGAGCGGAACTTGTACAACGATATCCCTGGGATATCCgcagggaagctgaggcacaaAAGGTGACAGGTCACACCAACAGTGCCAGGTAGGGGCATTTTGGTTCTTAAATCTGTCTTggtggttttcaagacagggtctctgtgtagccctggctatcctggaactcgctctgtagactagaatggcctctaactcacaaagatctgcctgcttctgcctcctgagtgctgggattagaggcttgTGGGACACTACCACcggcttgttcatttgtttttgagacagctgTAGTATCACtatttagtccaggctggccttaaactcaaaaagattggcctgcctctgcctcggagTGCAAGGATTAAAAGCCTAAGCTACCACACCAAGCAACTCTTAAGCCTTTGGATTTTAGTCTTAGCCAGGGACCAAGAACTTGGCAAGGGTTGTAGATGTAGTATCAGAATCCCAGCTCTTCAACTTCACTGCCTTGAGACTCCTATTCTAATCTGGATTCTAGAATACAATCCAGTTTACACGTTTCCCCAAGGAGAAATTAAATAAACGGGGTGCCTTATAAACTATCTATATAAACTTGGCTgttaccacaccacaccaaatgAAGGAGACTGCAAAAAAGTCATCATCGAGCAACCCTCCAAACTGAAGGTGAAAGAATGGGGCAGAGGGGACGACCCACTTTTGCACCACAAGGTTTCTGAGAAActgcttttgattttattttttttgcattgtttGACAAGAGTCCCACTAGAAACCATCGTCCTACCTCGGCctccctcccaagggctgggaattTCTTGATATGAGAAGTAAAGATTTACAGATATACAGAATTACAGATATCAGTCATCACGTCCTGCTGACAGCTTTCAACTTTTGAGTTTTTCTAGAATCTTCTATGAAGCTCTAGAAAACTTCTAGTCCTCGCAGAGATAACCCTCACAGCAACAATGTTTCCACCACCTCGCTCTCGCCTTAAGTCACAGGAACCAGCACACCAACCACGAAAATGAACAGGGCTTAAGGACCGGTGGCTCTGCACGATAACCGTGAAGGCCGGGCAGACGGCCGCCTTTGCGCGGGCGTCAAGGGACCACTACAGCGCGGACCCTATCTCTCGACTTCACGCCACGGCCGCGAACGAGCGAGCCCGAAACCCGCCCGCCGCGGCCAATCACCAGACCCGCGGACCTGGCGTGAACCGCAAGGGAATCCGAAGGCGGGGGGCTCGGAGGCGACGCCTCCGGGGGCCCCTCCGAACCTCCGGACTCTTCCCTACGGCCGCACAGAGCGCAGCGCGGCTCACAGGAACCTGCCGCTTGCGTAGAAGTCCGCGCGCCACGCGGATCGCGGCCCGCGCCGTCGGGTCCCGGGATTCCGCTGCGGCCCCGGCCCCGGCGCGCGCTGCCCGCGAATGGACACGGTCGGAGGGAGCGCGGGGCGCAGATCGGCCCTGAGCCCCACGCCCGGGGGGCCGCGGCGGGCAGACTGGCGGCGCCGCGGGAAAGTTACACCAACTTCGCAGGTGGCGAGGGCCCGGGGGTCGCGCCCACGCCGCCCGCCCTCGCGAGGCCGGGCCGCCAGTCTACGAGGACGCCATGGGGCTGAGCCCCCGCGCGCTCACGAAAATGCCCCTAGAAACTTAAGCCCTTCGCCATTTTAAGCACAAGAGCCTGgtgatttaaaacttaaaataaacaccccacccccaccccaagtggGGGCGCGCTTCCCAGCCCGCCCTGCGCACCCACCCGGACCCCCGAAGCCCACCCCTCACGatccagggagggaggggaagatgggggCTGAGTCATCTCACCTCCTCCGGGGCTCTGTTCTTCAACTCCATGTTaatcttcttcttcatctccatgtcctcctcctttcccctcgcCTGCCCTCCCCACTACCCCCAACCCTAAAAAACCTCTAAAGGTCTGGAGATGAATGAAAAGAGACGCAAAGACGAACGCCCACTACCACCGGggtgtgggagagaaagaaaagaatagcaaATGGAGTCTGACGACTTGGGACTAACTCGGCTGCCCCCACCTCCTAGTCCACACACCCGCGCGCGCACACTCGGGCAcgcacacactttcacacacagagagagacacgcGCGCGCCCGCAGTTCCTTCCCCTTCAATGGCTGCTGCGAGACTGAGCCTCCATGACACGGCACCGCCAACCCCCCCAGCCTATACTCCACCCACCTCCCAACGGGATTGGCCGAGTCCTTAGCGTCACACTACTCCATTGGGCTAGAGGATTGTCCATTTGTCTTTAGGGGGGACCTGGACCAGAAACTCAGTGTCTATTGGCTCTGACCAAGCGCGCAGTTAATTCCGATAGGTCCGGGAAGATGTACGTCCCAGAGAAATGATTTTGAATCCCAGTcgcccccctccttttctttgtgtggttGGCGCGCTTTCCTTCGGTAGTAGGACGGTTTGGGTGtctgttgggtttgtttttgtttgtttggggtttttctgGCTTCAGGgttgaaaggaagggaaaaggcgTCGTTGGCGTTCCCAGGTTGTAAATGGGTCATGCAACACACTGCACTCAGAGCTTTCGGTGGTCTTAAAGCACAAGCCTTCTGCCCTGCGGCTGAGGTGTAAGCAAGGGCGCAAGCACGAGCAGCGAGTTCGTGACACCTCCCCGTCCAGAACTGCTTGTAGAACCAGAGCGTGATAAAGAAGGTATTTTAACTTCCACCATAAAAGGCGGAACGACTCTGAAAGCAGTTGAGTTTAGCACGTTGAGTCAGAAGCCTTTAAATAAAACTGTCCAGGAGGAGTTGATACTGAGGTCATTTGTCACTGCTAAAAAGTTGGAATATTAGAGCCAGGCGTGgtgtgcacgcctttaaccccagcacgcccagaggcagaggcaggtagatctctgaactcaaggccagcctggtctacagagccagttccaggactacacaggaaaaacaaacaaaacccttgtctccaaaagacaaaacaaacaaaaaagttggCACCTTAGAGGAAAAACAACACAATTCTCAGAAGCCGCACAGCAAGGCCTTTCCTTTCCTACAGGAACGTACTTAAAATGTTCTTTAAGTGTGGGTCTGGAGAGGCAATGGCCTCTTGCACAGGACCCTGGTTCGATTTCTAGCATCCATGTGGTGGTCCATAATCATCCGTAACTATAATTCTAGGGAATGCAGTAGcatcttctggactccacaggctaCAGGCAAAGATGTGCTGCATGTAcacacttgcaggcaaaacacccaaatacATAAAAACGAAATcagtgaatttaaaataaaataaaaaaacaccggtttttttttctgtttaatgttCCTGTAAGACCCGGATAatggtacattcctttaatcaTAGCCttcagaagggagagaggcaggcagatttctccAGACCAGTCTACTCAgtaaatccaaggccagcctctgtctcaaaataacaacaaaattatttcttttagattcctttttctctgcttcctgattgagATGTGACCAGCTCCTTGCAATTCCTTCTGTGATGGGCTCTACTTAGATCTGTGaactaaaacaaaccctttctctctttaaaatattatttttattttcttagggggaggggagaaatacAAAACAGGGGAtccttatgtagccctggctgtcctggaactcactctgtagaccaggccggcctcaaac
It includes:
- the Anp32e gene encoding acidic leucine-rich nuclear phosphoprotein 32 family member E, which produces MEMKKKINMELKNRAPEEVTELVLDNCLCVNGEIEGLNDTFKELEFLSMANVELSSLARLPSLNKLRKLELSDNIISGGLEVLAEKCPNLTYLNLSGNKIKDLSTVEALQNLKNLKSLDLFNCEITNLEDYRESIFELLQQITYLDGFDQEDNEAPDSEEEEEDEDGDEDEEDEEEDEAGPPEGYEDEDEDEDEAGSEVGEGEEEVGLSYLMKEEIQDEEDDDDYVDEGEEEEEEEEEGPRGEKRKRDAEDDGEEDDD